One window of the Periophthalmus magnuspinnatus isolate fPerMag1 chromosome 6, fPerMag1.2.pri, whole genome shotgun sequence genome contains the following:
- the rxfp3.3b gene encoding relaxin-3 receptor 1: MTEWNNSSWNRSTAGPNRFSSLEDIDIPADGSPALRILISIVYSVVCAAGLVGNLLVLFLMKARRGRKKRSSINLFILNLAVTDFQFVLTLPFWAVDTALDFSWPFGGAMCKIILSVTVMNMYASVFFLTAMSVTRYWSVASALKDRTRRRVCPVRWVIVGLWVSATVASLPTAVFSTVRNVAGERLCLLGFPDGQSWLALYHLQKILVAFVFPMLIVTVCYLMLLRFVRTRSMNNNQVKRRSRVTRSVTIVVLSFFICWMPNHAITFWGVLVKFNVVNWDRTYYMVHTYVHPLTVCLAHTNSCLNPVLYCLMRREFRKKLKDLFWRMSSPPGAGTCPLRPFSGTVRAEPEDTQVVIPLHHVDTENCRLSVLTCDTEALPK; this comes from the coding sequence ATGACAGAGTGGAATAACAGTTCGTGGAACCGCTCCACGGCGGGACCAAACCGGTTCAGCAGCCTGGAGGACATAGACATTCCCGCGGATGGCTCTCCCGCGCTGCGAATCCTCATCTCCATCGTTTACAGCGTGGTGTGCGCCGCGGGGCTCGTGGGGAACctcctggtcctgttcctgATGAAGGCGCGGCGCGGGCGCAAGAAGCGCTCCAGTATCAACCTGTTCATCCTGAACCTGGCCGTGACGGACTTCCAGTTCGTACTGACGCTGCCGTTCTGGGCCGTGGACACGGCTCTGGACTTCAGCTGGCCCTTTGGCGGCGCCATGTGCAAGATCATCCTGTCAGTCACTGTCATGAACATGTACGCGAGCGTCTTCTTCCTCACAGCCATGAGTGTCACGCGGTACTGGTCCGTGGCTTCTGCGCTCAAGGACCGCACACGGCGGCGCGTGTGCCCTGTGCGGTGGGTGATCGTGGGACTGTGGGTCTCCGCCACAGTGGCCTCGCTGCCCACGGCTGTGTTCTCCACTGTGCGTAACGTGGCGGGGGAGCGCTTGTGTCTGCTCGGGTTTCCTGATGGACAGTCGTGGCTCGCGCTGTACCACCTGCAGAAGATCCTCGTGGCTTTTGTGTTCCCCATGCTCATCGTCACTGTGTGCTACTTGATGCTGCTGCGTTTCGTGCGCACCCGGAGCATGAACAACAACCAAGTGAAGCGGCGCTCGCGCGTAACGCGCTCGGTCACCATTGTGGTGCTGTCCTTCTTTATATGTTGGATGCCAAATCACGCCATCACTTTCTGGGGGGTCCTAGTAAAGTTTAATGTTGTGAACTGGGACCGTACGTATTACATGGTGCACACGTACGTGCACCCGCTCACCGTGTGCCTCGCGCACACCAATAGCTGCCTGAACCCGGTGCTGTACTGCCTCATGCGCCGTGAGTTTCGAAAAAAGTTGAAGGATCTGTTCTGGAGGATGTCGTCACCTCCAGGCGCAGGCACGTGCCCCCTGCGGCCTTTCTCGGGCACAGTGCGCGCGGAGCCAGAGGACACGCAGGTTGTGATCCCGCTGCATCACGTGGACACGGAGAACTGCCGTCTGTCTGTGCTCACGTGCGACACTGAGGCGCTCCCAAAGTGA